GGGATTTGGAGAGAGAAATAGATTTAATTGAAGAAGTAAGCAGAATTTATGGTTATGACAATATTAAAGAAACTATTCCCGGGAGAATTTCCGGGGTGTCTGGCAGTGAAATTGAGTGGTGTTTTGAAAGAAAAATTAAGGATATCCTGGTGTCACGGGGAATGTTTGAAGTTATCCCTTATACCTTTTGCCATAAAAATAACCTGGCGAGATACCCCTTTAAAGAAGATGATGACCGGTGCAGAACATTGGAAATTTCCAATCCCTTATCGGGGGACCAGGATATTTTAAAATCAACTGTTGTCCCGGGTCTCCTTGACATCGCAAGGAGAAATATTAATGTAAAAAATAATAATCTTAAAATATTTGAACTGGGAAAAATATTTATTCCCCGGTATGTGCCGGACGGTTCATTCTCCCTGTGCGGGAATGGGCTTCCGGAAGAAAAAAAGATATTATCCGGTTTAATTACGGGATTCAATCAGGTAAAAACATGGACGGAGAATAACCGTTTAACGGATCTTTTTGACCTGAAAGGGGTACTTGAAGACCTGTTTGAAAGCCTGAATATTAAAAATTACAGGTTTTCCGCATCAAGCGATTGTCTATATCATCCTGGTAAAACCGCAAAAATTCATATCGGGCAAAAAGAAACCGGGATTCTCGGTGAAGTGCACCCGGATATCATGGAGAAATATGAGTTTGTAAATCCTGTTTATATCTTTGAAATAGAGTGGCAGAAACTTTTAGATTCTATTCCGGGAAGCAGAAAATATGCAAGCCTGCCGAAATTTCCTAATGTCACCCGTGATATCGCAATGATGGTGTCAAGAGAAATTGAGGCCGAAAAAATACTTTCGTTAATCAAAGAAAACGGGGATTCTTTAATTGAATCGCTTAATATTTTTGATCTTTATACGGGTAAGCAGGTCCCGGAAGGGCTGAAAAGCCTGGCGGTTTCCATTTCATACCGTCATTTGGAGCGTACGCTTACTGATGGCGAGATTGAGTCAATCCAGGGGAAAATCAAATCTGCTCTAATCGAAAAATTTCACGCAACAATAAGATAAATATATGTTAATTAAATTTACTATAGAAACCGAGGTTTCCCATTTTTTCTTGACACAAAAAAATTATTATCGGATAATATATTAAATATAATAATAAATGAGGGACATAAATGGATTTTAAAGCCAGAGATGCGCTTTTTGAAAAGGCTTTTGATTATCAGGCTGATGGCCAGTATGATAAAGCAATCGAAGAATTGAATAAGGTTTTGCATATTGACCCAAATTATGTTGAGGCTTATTATTTAATGGGAAATATTTATAATTTAATGGAAAAAAACGACAAGGCCATTTCATTTTATGAAAAAGTGTTAAAAATTGATCCGATGTATTCAAAAGCCAGATACATGCTGGATTTATTGGTAGATGAAGGAAAAGGCACATCTGAGATTATTGAGGAACGAAAAAAGTGCAAAGAGGCGGAGGTTTATTTTTATCAAGGGATAGAATATTTTAATGCCGGGAATTTTGAAAAAGCGATAGAAGCATTTAAAAGTGCTATTGAAGTATCACCGGAATATCATCAGGCTTATTATAATATCGGGGTGGTTTATTATCATTATACCGG
This genomic window from bacterium contains:
- the pheT gene encoding phenylalanine--tRNA ligase subunit beta translates to MLFSYRHLKNYINIKLSLSELMRGLNFIGIESRVIDKDKEIFESEVSANRNDCLSYIGLAREISALSGAKVIFPKIKVDEIKEKAGNFIKISIEDKKDCFRYMARIINNVRVSGSPAWLKELLELQGMRPVNNIVDITNFVLLEYGQPMHAFDLDKIQGKAVFVRLAKKGENIETINQQKYDLDESMLVIADRERPVAVAGVMGGLDSEVSAGTGSILLESAFFKPASVHKTSRKLNLKTDSSYHFGRQVDWNIVETALDRAAGLIREISGGVIAGGKIDLKTIKVNPRVINMRLDRLNNILGTGLKIKKVELILKKLGLVSKTGKDVLRVTVPSHRMGDLEREIDLIEEVSRIYGYDNIKETIPGRISGVSGSEIEWCFERKIKDILVSRGMFEVIPYTFCHKNNLARYPFKEDDDRCRTLEISNPLSGDQDILKSTVVPGLLDIARRNINVKNNNLKIFELGKIFIPRYVPDGSFSLCGNGLPEEKKILSGLITGFNQVKTWTENNRLTDLFDLKGVLEDLFESLNIKNYRFSASSDCLYHPGKTAKIHIGQKETGILGEVHPDIMEKYEFVNPVYIFEIEWQKLLDSIPGSRKYASLPKFPNVTRDIAMMVSREIEAEKILSLIKENGDSLIESLNIFDLYTGKQVPEGLKSLAVSISYRHLERTLTDGEIESIQGKIKSALIEKFHATIR
- a CDS encoding tetratricopeptide repeat protein codes for the protein MDFKARDALFEKAFDYQADGQYDKAIEELNKVLHIDPNYVEAYYLMGNIYNLMEKNDKAISFYEKVLKIDPMYSKARYMLDLLVDEGKGTSEIIEERKKCKEAEVYFYQGIEYFNAGNFEKAIEAFKSAIEVSPEYHQAYYNIGVVYYHYTGDIKRAEDFWKKTLEFDPKNPKVFLNLGIIAYKRGKIEEAVSYWEKIASDNIPLAQAYCNLSVMYHERGDTKKSIEYLEKALNFNPDYKVAKENLEQLK